A genomic stretch from Marinimicrobium sp. C6131 includes:
- a CDS encoding GatB/YqeY domain-containing protein — translation MPRSELQTRINDALKTAMRAREKARVAVLRLVTAEFKRIEVDERIELDDARVLAVLDKMVKQRRDSEQQYRDAGRAELADQERLEIDVIQEFLPQPLSDAELDQLVADAIAQTGAEGMKDMGKVMGTLKPQVQGRADMADVSKRLKAKLG, via the coding sequence ATGCCCCGTTCAGAATTGCAAACGCGCATCAACGACGCCCTGAAAACCGCCATGCGGGCCAGAGAGAAGGCCCGCGTGGCGGTTTTGCGTCTGGTGACCGCGGAATTCAAACGCATTGAGGTCGATGAACGCATCGAGCTCGACGATGCCCGTGTGCTGGCCGTTCTGGACAAGATGGTCAAGCAGCGCCGGGACTCCGAACAGCAATACCGGGACGCCGGTCGCGCCGAACTGGCCGATCAGGAGCGCCTGGAGATCGACGTGATCCAGGAATTCCTGCCCCAACCCCTGTCCGACGCCGAGCTGGACCAACTGGTGGCCGATGCCATCGCCCAGACCGGTGCCGAGGGCATGAAGGATATGGGCAAGGTCATGGGTACCCTCAAGCCCCAGGTGCAGGGGCGGGCCGATATGGCGGATGTGAGCAAGCGGTTGAAGGCGAAGTTGGGTTAA
- the rpsU gene encoding 30S ribosomal protein S21 encodes MPSVKIKDNEPFDVALRRFKRSCEKAGILAEVRSREAYEKPTAVRKRKAAAAVKRHAKKVQRENRKFQRLY; translated from the coding sequence ATGCCTTCAGTAAAGATCAAAGACAACGAGCCGTTTGACGTTGCGCTGCGTCGCTTCAAGCGCTCCTGTGAAAAAGCCGGCATCCTGGCCGAAGTTCGCAGCCGCGAAGCCTACGAGAAGCCCACCGCTGTCCGTAAGCGCAAGGCCGCTGCCGCTGTGAAGCGTCACGCCAAGAAAGTTCAGCGCGAAAACCGCAAGTTCCAGCGCCTGTACTAA
- the tsaD gene encoding tRNA (adenosine(37)-N6)-threonylcarbamoyltransferase complex transferase subunit TsaD codes for MRVLGIETSCDETGLALYDSERGLLSHALFSQIAVHAEYGGVVPELASRDHVRKLLPLIRQVMAEADTSPGQIDALAYTAGPGLIGALMVGASVGRSLAYGWGIPALGVHHMEGHLLAPMLEDNPPEFPFIALLVSGGHTQLVQVRGIGEYRLLGESLDDAAGEAFDKAAKMLDLDYPGGPHIAKLAERGRAGRFTFPRPMVDRPGLDFSFSGLKTYTLNTVAEHARADGLPDEQTCADIAHAFQEAVVGTLVIKCRRALEQTGQKTLVIAGGVSANTRLREELEAALAKIGARVFYARNEFCTDNGAMIAYAGCQRLLAGQAESLAVNVRARWPLDSLPPLSA; via the coding sequence ATGCGCGTTTTGGGTATTGAAACCTCCTGTGACGAAACCGGCCTGGCGCTGTACGACAGCGAGCGGGGCCTGCTCAGTCACGCCCTGTTCAGCCAGATTGCGGTGCACGCCGAATACGGCGGAGTGGTGCCCGAGCTGGCGTCCCGGGATCATGTGCGCAAGTTGCTGCCGCTGATCCGTCAGGTGATGGCCGAGGCCGACACCTCGCCCGGGCAGATCGATGCGTTGGCCTATACCGCTGGCCCGGGGCTGATTGGCGCGCTGATGGTGGGCGCCTCGGTGGGGCGCTCGCTGGCCTACGGATGGGGGATTCCCGCGTTGGGCGTCCATCATATGGAGGGGCATCTGCTGGCCCCCATGCTGGAAGACAATCCGCCCGAGTTTCCTTTTATCGCCCTGCTGGTGTCCGGAGGGCATACTCAGCTCGTACAAGTCCGGGGCATTGGCGAATACCGCCTGCTGGGGGAGTCGCTCGACGACGCCGCCGGGGAGGCATTCGACAAGGCCGCCAAAATGCTGGATCTGGACTACCCGGGTGGGCCCCATATCGCCAAACTAGCCGAGCGGGGCCGGGCGGGGCGCTTTACCTTTCCCCGGCCCATGGTCGACCGACCGGGCCTGGACTTCAGTTTCAGTGGACTGAAAACCTATACGCTCAACACGGTGGCGGAGCACGCCCGGGCCGATGGCCTGCCGGACGAGCAGACCTGTGCCGATATCGCCCATGCGTTTCAGGAGGCGGTGGTCGGCACCCTGGTGATCAAGTGTCGGCGCGCGCTGGAACAGACCGGGCAGAAGACACTGGTGATCGCCGGCGGGGTGTCGGCCAATACGCGCCTGCGTGAGGAGCTGGAAGCGGCGCTGGCGAAAATTGGCGCCCGGGTGTTTTATGCCCGGAACGAGTTCTGCACGGACAATGGGGCGATGATCGCCTATGCCGGCTGCCAGCGCCTGCTCGCCGGCCAGGCCGAGTCGTTGGCGGTGAATGTGCGCGCCCGCTGGCCGCTGGACAGTCTGCCGCCGCTGAGCGCCTAA
- a CDS encoding GNAT family N-acetyltransferase codes for MAETATPQSTAFPPLADVAVPTSLVIEPLTPSTAGLSGFIDAIAHWHHEHCLARGLTSSLERRAEQLHRHLTREAIPVTLIARKGTEVLGSVSLVRYQASAGGEQRLWLSNLYVPEALRGEGLGSVLVDKACRYAHEQGETELWLFTDNQQDFYQKRGWQPGGEARVSQSDVDIFVRRL; via the coding sequence ATGGCCGAAACGGCCACACCCCAATCGACCGCTTTCCCGCCATTGGCTGACGTGGCGGTCCCCACCTCTTTGGTGATTGAACCGCTGACGCCCTCCACGGCTGGGCTCAGCGGTTTTATCGACGCCATCGCTCACTGGCACCACGAGCACTGTCTGGCCCGCGGTCTGACATCCTCGCTGGAACGCCGCGCTGAGCAGTTGCACCGCCACCTCACCCGTGAAGCCATTCCGGTGACGCTGATTGCCCGTAAAGGGACTGAGGTTCTGGGTAGTGTCAGTCTGGTCCGCTATCAGGCCAGCGCGGGCGGGGAGCAGCGGTTATGGCTCAGCAATCTGTATGTGCCCGAGGCATTACGAGGGGAGGGGTTGGGCAGTGTGTTGGTGGATAAAGCCTGCCGCTACGCCCATGAGCAGGGTGAAACGGAGTTGTGGCTGTTTACCGACAATCAGCAGGACTTTTACCAGAAACGCGGCTGGCAGCCGGGCGGAGAGGCCAGAGTCAGCCAGTCCGACGTGGATATTTTCGTCCGCCGGTTGTAG
- the rdgC gene encoding recombination-associated protein RdgC codes for MWFKNLRLFQLTEPLNDSAEALSDKLSQAPFKPCGSQDMSRFGWVPPAGPDAQDYVHASNGYLMVCLKRQEKILPAAVINEHLEEKLADIRAEEGRPVGRKERQTLKDEIIFDLLPKAFSKSARDYAFIAPQERLILVNCSSSNRAEELLSQLREALGSLKAIPLTPQQAPAQLMTHWLRGEDLPTDFVLGEECEFQAGKDSRLVRCKNVDLSAPEVASHLEAGMFASKLALTWKEAIHFVLDDQFAVKRLKFEDKLLEQASDRNPETAAEAFDADFAVMSIELTALVKALIQAFGGAVEPESVV; via the coding sequence ATGTGGTTTAAAAATCTACGCCTGTTTCAACTGACCGAACCCCTGAATGACAGCGCCGAAGCGCTCTCGGACAAGCTCAGCCAAGCGCCTTTCAAGCCTTGCGGAAGCCAGGATATGAGCCGTTTCGGCTGGGTACCGCCCGCCGGCCCAGACGCCCAGGACTACGTGCACGCCAGCAACGGCTACCTGATGGTATGCCTGAAGCGGCAGGAAAAAATCCTGCCTGCAGCGGTGATCAACGAGCATCTGGAAGAAAAGCTTGCGGACATCCGCGCCGAGGAAGGCCGCCCGGTGGGCCGCAAAGAGCGCCAGACCCTGAAAGACGAAATCATCTTCGACCTGCTCCCCAAGGCGTTCAGCAAGTCCGCCCGGGACTACGCCTTCATCGCCCCCCAGGAGCGTCTGATCCTGGTCAACTGCTCCTCCAGCAACCGCGCCGAAGAGCTGCTGAGCCAGTTGCGTGAAGCCCTGGGCAGCCTCAAAGCCATTCCCCTGACCCCGCAGCAGGCACCGGCCCAGTTGATGACCCACTGGCTGCGCGGCGAAGACCTGCCCACCGACTTTGTGTTGGGTGAAGAGTGCGAATTCCAGGCGGGCAAAGACAGCCGGCTGGTGCGTTGCAAGAACGTGGACCTGAGCGCGCCGGAAGTGGCCAGCCACCTGGAAGCCGGCATGTTCGCCAGCAAACTGGCGCTGACCTGGAAAGAGGCGATCCATTTTGTGTTGGACGACCAGTTCGCGGTCAAGCGGTTGAAGTTCGAGGACAAGCTGCTGGAGCAGGCCAGCGATCGCAACCCGGAGACGGCTGCGGAAGCGTTTGATGCGGATTTTGCGGTGATGAGTATCGAGTTGACGGCGTTGGTGAAGGCGTTGATTCAGGCCTTTGGCGGGGCGGTGGAGCCGGAGTCGGTGGTTTAG
- the lipA gene encoding lipoyl synthase, whose amino-acid sequence MTDTPEIQPVKRTRRLRQGEKLRDADKVERIPVKVIASDEVQRKPDWIRVRVPASPEVDRIKQILRKNNLSSVCEEANCPNLGECFSGGTATFMIMGEICTRRCPFCDVGHGKPNPLDEEEPAHLAKAIAEMRLKYVVITSVDRDDLRDGGAQHFADCIRESRVHSPNLQVEILTPDFRGRMDIALDILEQEAPDVFNHNLETVPRLYRQARPGANYKWSLKLLQEYKKRRPDVLTKSGLMVGLGETKEEIIEVLKDMREHDIDMLTIGQYLQPSRDHLPVDRFVHPDEFAEYTRIAHELGFKHAACGPLVRSSYHADKQAHGEAVGVVDELLASGQ is encoded by the coding sequence ATGACCGATACCCCCGAAATACAGCCCGTCAAACGCACCCGTCGCCTGCGTCAGGGTGAAAAGCTGCGCGATGCGGACAAGGTCGAGCGCATTCCGGTGAAAGTGATTGCCTCCGATGAGGTGCAGCGCAAGCCGGACTGGATTCGGGTGCGGGTACCCGCTTCGCCGGAAGTGGATCGGATCAAGCAGATCCTGCGCAAGAACAACCTCTCCTCGGTGTGTGAAGAGGCCAACTGCCCCAACCTGGGCGAGTGTTTCAGTGGCGGCACCGCCACCTTCATGATCATGGGCGAGATCTGCACCCGCCGCTGTCCTTTCTGCGATGTGGGCCACGGCAAGCCCAACCCGCTGGATGAAGAGGAGCCCGCGCACCTGGCCAAGGCCATTGCCGAGATGCGCCTGAAGTACGTGGTGATCACCTCGGTGGACCGGGATGACCTGCGCGATGGCGGTGCCCAGCACTTTGCCGACTGCATCCGCGAGTCCCGCGTGCACAGCCCGAATCTGCAGGTGGAAATTCTTACCCCGGATTTCCGGGGCCGGATGGACATTGCCCTGGATATTCTCGAGCAGGAAGCGCCGGATGTGTTCAACCACAATCTGGAAACGGTGCCCCGGCTGTATCGCCAGGCGCGCCCCGGGGCCAACTACAAGTGGTCCCTGAAGCTGCTCCAGGAGTACAAGAAGCGTCGCCCGGATGTACTCACCAAATCCGGTTTGATGGTCGGCCTGGGGGAAACCAAAGAGGAGATCATCGAGGTGCTCAAGGATATGCGCGAGCACGATATCGATATGCTGACCATCGGCCAGTATCTACAGCCGTCCCGGGATCACCTGCCGGTGGATCGTTTTGTCCATCCGGACGAGTTCGCCGAATACACCCGTATCGCCCATGAACTGGGCTTCAAGCACGCGGCCTGCGGCCCGCTGGTGCGCTCCAGCTACCATGCCGACAAACAGGCCCACGGGGAAGCCGTGGGCGTGGTTGACGAACTGCTGGCGTCGGGACAATAA
- a CDS encoding YbeD family protein: MSASNPDAPKIEFPCEDYPIKVLGDAGSELHELVIEVMERHAPGFDQTRIKIKDSRNGTYQSLTVWITATGEQQLKTIHQELVASSVTKMVL; encoded by the coding sequence ATGTCCGCTTCCAACCCTGACGCCCCCAAAATCGAGTTCCCCTGCGAGGATTACCCCATCAAGGTACTCGGTGATGCGGGTAGCGAGCTGCACGAGCTGGTTATCGAGGTGATGGAGCGCCACGCCCCGGGTTTTGACCAGACGCGCATCAAGATCAAGGACAGCCGCAATGGTACCTACCAGTCTCTGACGGTCTGGATTACCGCCACCGGTGAGCAGCAGTTGAAGACCATTCACCAGGAGCTGGTGGCCAGCTCCGTGACCAAAATGGTGCTTTGA
- the dnaG gene encoding DNA primase gives MAGLIPQSFIDELLDRVDLVEIVDHRVKLKKTGKNFSACCPFHDEKTPSFTVSQDKQFYYCFGCGASGNAVGFLMDYERLGFPEAVEQLAHHCGLEVPREEQSPAQKEKAQERKSIYSLLEQADRYYRLQLRQHPKRLEAVDYLKRRGLDGHIARDYGIGYAPPGWDNLLKTLGIGEQERHLLTEGGMLIHQPDQNKRYDRFRHRIMFPIRDLRGRVIGFGGRVLGDDKPKYLNSPETPVFHKGRELYGLYEARQAYRELPRLLVVEGYMDVVALAQFGIRYGVATLGTACGEDHLALAFKHTREVVFCFDGDKAGRSAAERALAAALPVMEDGRQVKFLFLPEGEDPDTLVRQIGAEKFSNMVDMAVPLEDYLFDALSADLNPRSLEGRALLSKRAAPLLHQLPRGVFRELMFDRLAQRTGLNRDTLMELVHEPVVIQAEPARTPAAPVDIAPSDDRPPPPDYEEPPAHTQDPGPTGEEYFDSPAPEAIAAPAAPPSLSGKRYLMPPARKAIGLLLANPALAAEEPPEFWLEHNEPELRSLGQLLKLLRERPHYQLPHIIGHWRGVYGAKEAEQLAAIAGQDLLVAAGAHGANRAIKPSRADYDTRVAFCDCLKGIHRQLAEQQKAEALSQLRQKSSDFAGLSREEREALVKAALAHKTPH, from the coding sequence ATGGCCGGACTGATTCCACAAAGCTTTATTGACGAGCTCCTCGACCGGGTTGACCTGGTGGAGATCGTGGATCATCGCGTCAAACTCAAGAAAACCGGCAAAAACTTCAGCGCCTGCTGCCCTTTCCACGACGAAAAGACCCCTTCGTTCACGGTCAGTCAGGACAAGCAGTTCTACTACTGCTTCGGCTGCGGTGCCAGCGGTAATGCCGTGGGCTTTCTCATGGACTACGAGCGGCTCGGCTTCCCCGAGGCCGTCGAGCAGCTCGCGCACCACTGCGGCCTGGAAGTCCCCCGCGAAGAGCAGAGCCCGGCCCAGAAAGAGAAGGCCCAGGAGCGCAAAAGCATCTACAGCCTGCTGGAGCAGGCCGATCGCTATTATCGACTGCAACTGCGCCAGCACCCCAAGCGCCTGGAGGCGGTGGACTACCTCAAGCGCCGGGGTCTGGACGGGCACATTGCCCGGGACTACGGCATTGGCTACGCCCCTCCGGGCTGGGACAACCTGCTGAAAACCCTCGGCATCGGCGAGCAGGAACGCCACCTGTTGACCGAAGGCGGCATGCTGATCCACCAGCCGGATCAGAACAAGCGTTACGACCGCTTCCGTCACCGCATCATGTTCCCCATCCGGGACCTGCGCGGGCGGGTGATCGGCTTTGGCGGCCGGGTGCTGGGCGACGACAAACCCAAGTACCTGAACTCCCCGGAAACCCCGGTTTTTCACAAAGGCCGCGAACTGTATGGCCTGTACGAAGCCCGCCAGGCCTATCGTGAACTGCCCCGCCTGCTGGTGGTGGAAGGCTATATGGACGTGGTGGCCCTGGCCCAGTTTGGCATCCGCTACGGCGTGGCCACCCTGGGCACCGCCTGCGGCGAGGATCACCTGGCCCTGGCGTTCAAGCACACCCGGGAAGTGGTGTTCTGCTTTGACGGGGACAAGGCCGGACGCAGCGCCGCCGAGCGCGCCCTGGCGGCCGCCCTGCCGGTGATGGAGGATGGCCGTCAGGTCAAGTTCCTGTTCCTGCCCGAGGGCGAGGACCCGGACACCCTGGTGCGCCAGATCGGAGCCGAGAAGTTCAGCAACATGGTGGACATGGCGGTCCCGCTGGAGGACTACCTGTTCGATGCGCTCAGCGCCGACCTGAATCCCCGCAGCCTGGAGGGCCGGGCGCTGCTCAGCAAACGCGCCGCGCCGCTATTGCACCAACTGCCGAGGGGCGTCTTCCGCGAACTGATGTTCGACCGCCTGGCCCAGCGCACCGGCCTGAACCGGGACACCCTGATGGAGCTGGTGCACGAGCCGGTCGTCATTCAGGCCGAACCGGCCCGCACGCCGGCAGCGCCTGTCGATATAGCGCCGTCGGACGACCGGCCACCGCCCCCGGATTACGAGGAGCCGCCGGCCCACACTCAGGACCCGGGCCCCACGGGGGAAGAGTATTTTGACAGCCCCGCGCCGGAGGCAATCGCCGCCCCGGCGGCGCCACCGAGCCTGTCCGGTAAACGCTACCTGATGCCCCCGGCGCGCAAGGCCATCGGCCTGCTGCTGGCCAACCCGGCACTGGCCGCGGAAGAGCCCCCGGAATTCTGGCTCGAACACAACGAGCCGGAGTTGCGGTCGCTCGGGCAGTTGCTAAAGTTATTGCGCGAACGGCCGCATTACCAGCTGCCCCACATTATCGGCCACTGGCGCGGCGTGTACGGCGCGAAAGAAGCGGAACAGCTGGCGGCGATCGCCGGTCAGGACCTGCTGGTGGCCGCCGGCGCCCACGGCGCCAACCGGGCCATCAAGCCCTCCCGGGCCGATTACGACACCCGGGTGGCGTTCTGCGACTGCCTGAAGGGCATTCACCGCCAGTTGGCGGAACAGCAAAAAGCCGAAGCACTCAGCCAACTGCGCCAAAAAAGCAGCGATTTTGCTGGATTAAGCCGCGAAGAGCGCGAAGCACTGGTAAAAGCGGCTCTGGCGCACAAAACTCCACACTAA
- a CDS encoding AI-2E family transporter: MNSKMETRAFIWLLLLVSVGFLWVLKPFFGPIFWACAVAIIFYPVQQRLLNKFNQRENITALITLLLCLVIVILPVIFIITSVVAEGVSIYQKLDEGDIDIEQYIDRVQESFPVIQSVLDRFNISIDELQSHATDAAMATGKFLAQHTLDIGQNAFRFVLNICLMVYLTFFMLRDGSRLLELLIKALPIGDERERLLFNKFAEVTRATVKGNIVVAAVQGALGGIIFWLLGIPAPMLWGVVMAFASLIPAVGAAIIWAPVAIYLLATGDYTQGLILIAFGAGVIGLVDNILRPILVGRDTKLPDYVVLLSTLGGIALFGINGFVMGPLVAALFVAFWGIFVREFNSENTLTGADRDSLEHQS, from the coding sequence ATGAACAGCAAAATGGAAACAAGAGCGTTTATCTGGCTATTGTTGCTGGTCTCGGTGGGTTTTCTGTGGGTGCTCAAGCCCTTCTTTGGCCCCATCTTCTGGGCCTGTGCCGTCGCCATCATCTTCTATCCCGTACAACAGCGACTGCTCAACAAATTCAACCAGCGCGAAAACATCACCGCCCTCATCACCCTGCTGCTCTGCCTGGTCATCGTCATCCTGCCGGTGATCTTCATCATCACCTCCGTGGTCGCCGAGGGCGTCAGCATCTACCAGAAGCTGGATGAGGGTGACATCGATATCGAACAATACATCGACCGGGTCCAGGAAAGCTTCCCGGTCATCCAGTCCGTGCTCGACCGCTTCAACATCAGTATTGATGAACTGCAGAGCCACGCAACCGACGCGGCCATGGCCACGGGCAAATTCCTCGCGCAACACACCCTCGATATCGGGCAGAATGCCTTCCGCTTCGTGCTCAACATCTGCCTGATGGTGTATCTCACCTTCTTCATGCTGCGCGACGGCTCGCGGCTGCTCGAGCTGCTGATCAAAGCCCTGCCCATTGGCGATGAGCGCGAACGGCTGCTGTTCAACAAGTTCGCGGAAGTGACCCGGGCCACGGTGAAAGGCAATATCGTGGTGGCCGCAGTTCAGGGGGCCCTCGGGGGCATCATCTTCTGGCTGCTGGGCATTCCCGCCCCCATGCTCTGGGGCGTGGTCATGGCCTTTGCCTCCCTGATTCCCGCCGTGGGCGCTGCCATCATCTGGGCGCCGGTCGCCATCTACCTGCTCGCCACCGGCGATTACACCCAGGGGCTGATTCTCATCGCCTTCGGGGCCGGCGTGATTGGTCTGGTGGATAACATTCTTCGCCCCATCCTGGTGGGCCGGGACACCAAGCTGCCCGACTACGTCGTGCTGCTCTCCACCCTCGGGGGTATCGCCCTGTTCGGGATCAACGGTTTCGTCATGGGGCCCCTGGTAGCGGCCCTGTTTGTGGCCTTCTGGGGTATTTTCGTGCGCGAATTCAACTCCGAGAACACCCTGACCGGCGCCGACCGGGACTCGCTCGAGCACCAGAGCTAA
- the rpoD gene encoding RNA polymerase sigma factor RpoD, with protein sequence MADTAQQQQQSRIKELIARGKEQGYLTYAEVNDHLPEDISDPDQVEDIIQMINDMGIRVYEIAPDADTLLMTDGDASADEIAAAEAAAALAAVETEAGRTTDPVRMYMREMGTVELLTREGEIAIAKRIEEGVRELMYSLAYWPGAAQRVLDEFKLVEQEERRLPDVIIGWLDPSDDIPSVTATSSQQAAAAAEKKEKGKDKNDDDDDDDNDQSDEEETTSGVDPEEARQRFEALAKQLTKAEKAVSKHGRDSKQAQKELADLGELFKFFKLPPRQFDPIYSEARTVLDRVRQEERAIMRMCVRQSRMPRKTFMKEFPGNETNEDWIPGIIKKKRDYSDALKSVEGDIARAQRKLAQLEEEAGLTLAQIKEINRRMSIGEARARRAKKEMVEANLRLVISIAKKYTNRGLQFLDLIQEGNIGLMKAVDKFEYRRGYKFSTYATWWIRQAITRSIADQARTIRIPVHMIETINKLNRVSRQMLQEMGREPTPEELGERMEMPEDKVRKVLKIAKEPISMETPIGDDEDSHLGDFIEDNTIVSPVDSATTEGLTEATREVLAGLTAREAKVLRMRFGIDMNTDHTLEEVGKQFDVTRERIRQIEAKALRKLRHPSRSDHLRSFLDE encoded by the coding sequence ATGGCAGACACCGCTCAACAGCAGCAACAATCTCGCATCAAAGAGCTGATCGCCCGCGGCAAAGAGCAGGGCTATCTCACCTATGCCGAGGTGAACGACCATCTTCCGGAGGACATTTCCGATCCGGATCAGGTGGAAGACATCATCCAGATGATCAATGACATGGGCATCCGTGTCTACGAGATCGCACCGGATGCCGACACCCTGTTGATGACCGACGGCGATGCCTCGGCGGACGAAATTGCCGCCGCCGAAGCCGCCGCCGCGCTCGCCGCAGTGGAAACCGAAGCGGGCCGCACCACCGACCCGGTGCGCATGTACATGCGCGAAATGGGGACCGTGGAGCTGCTGACCCGCGAGGGTGAAATCGCCATCGCCAAGCGCATCGAAGAGGGTGTGCGCGAGCTGATGTACTCGCTGGCCTACTGGCCCGGCGCGGCGCAGCGCGTCCTCGACGAATTCAAGCTGGTGGAGCAGGAAGAGCGTCGCCTGCCGGATGTCATCATCGGCTGGCTCGACCCCTCCGACGACATCCCGTCCGTCACCGCCACCTCCAGCCAGCAGGCCGCCGCGGCCGCTGAAAAAAAGGAGAAAGGCAAAGACAAGAACGATGATGACGATGACGACGACAACGATCAGTCCGACGAGGAAGAAACCACGTCAGGTGTCGACCCGGAAGAGGCCCGGCAACGGTTTGAAGCGCTGGCCAAGCAACTGACCAAAGCCGAGAAGGCGGTCAGCAAGCACGGTCGCGACAGCAAGCAGGCCCAGAAAGAGCTGGCCGACCTCGGTGAGCTGTTCAAGTTCTTCAAGCTGCCGCCACGCCAGTTCGACCCGATCTACAGCGAAGCGCGCACCGTACTGGATCGCGTGCGTCAGGAAGAGCGCGCCATCATGAGAATGTGCGTCCGCCAGTCCCGCATGCCCCGGAAAACCTTCATGAAGGAATTCCCGGGTAATGAGACCAATGAAGACTGGATCCCGGGCATCATCAAGAAAAAGCGTGACTACTCCGACGCGCTCAAGTCCGTGGAAGGCGACATCGCCCGCGCCCAGCGCAAGCTGGCGCAGCTGGAGGAAGAGGCCGGACTGACACTGGCCCAGATCAAGGAGATCAACCGCCGCATGTCCATCGGCGAGGCCCGTGCGCGCCGCGCCAAGAAAGAAATGGTCGAGGCCAACCTGCGTCTGGTGATCTCCATTGCCAAGAAGTACACCAACCGCGGCCTGCAGTTCCTGGACCTGATCCAGGAGGGCAACATCGGCCTGATGAAGGCCGTGGACAAGTTCGAGTACCGTCGCGGTTACAAGTTCTCCACCTACGCCACCTGGTGGATCCGGCAGGCCATCACCCGCTCCATCGCCGACCAGGCCCGCACCATCCGTATTCCGGTGCACATGATTGAGACCATCAACAAGCTCAACCGTGTGTCCCGCCAGATGCTGCAGGAAATGGGCCGTGAGCCCACCCCGGAAGAACTGGGTGAGCGCATGGAAATGCCGGAAGACAAGGTCCGCAAGGTGCTCAAAATCGCCAAAGAGCCGATCTCCATGGAGACGCCCATCGGTGATGATGAAGACTCGCACCTGGGTGACTTTATCGAGGACAACACCATTGTCTCGCCGGTGGATTCCGCCACCACGGAAGGCCTGACCGAGGCGACCCGCGAGGTGTTGGCCGGTCTGACCGCCCGGGAAGCGAAGGTGTTGCGGATGCGTTTCGGTATCGATATGAACACCGACCATACGCTGGAAGAGGTAGGCAAGCAGTTTGACGTGACCCGCGAGCGGATCCGCCAGATCGAAGCCAAGGCCCTGCGCAAGCTCCGCCACCCGTCCCGCTCGGACCACCTGCGCAGTTTCCTGGACGAGTAA
- the lipB gene encoding lipoyl(octanoyl) transferase LipB has translation MKPAVAPHSLTLQVSDLGRRPYDAVWQAMRAFTDERDAETQDQLWLVEHPPVFTQGQAGKPEHLLLPGDIPVVQTDRGGQVTYHGPGQLVAYPLLDLRRLGMGVRDLVTALEETLVGLLASYGVEAYPRPDAPGVYIAGDKVASLGLRVRRGCSFHGLALNVAMDLEPFRRINPCGYQGLQMTQLADQLTTAPDMAEVKDRLVEHFVQKIGYSCTMPGPPR, from the coding sequence GTGAAGCCCGCTGTCGCGCCGCATTCCCTGACGCTGCAGGTCAGCGACCTCGGTCGTCGGCCCTACGACGCCGTCTGGCAGGCCATGCGCGCTTTCACCGACGAGCGCGATGCGGAAACCCAGGATCAGCTCTGGCTGGTGGAACACCCCCCGGTATTCACCCAGGGACAGGCGGGCAAGCCCGAGCACCTGCTGCTGCCGGGGGATATTCCCGTGGTACAGACCGACCGGGGCGGGCAGGTGACCTACCACGGCCCCGGCCAGCTGGTGGCCTACCCGCTGCTGGACTTGCGCCGCCTGGGCATGGGGGTGCGGGACCTGGTCACCGCGCTGGAAGAGACCCTGGTGGGCCTGCTGGCCAGTTACGGCGTTGAAGCCTACCCCCGGCCCGATGCGCCGGGGGTGTATATCGCCGGTGACAAGGTGGCGTCTCTGGGATTGCGGGTGCGCCGGGGCTGCAGTTTTCACGGCCTGGCCCTGAACGTGGCCATGGATCTGGAGCCGTTTCGGCGCATCAATCCCTGCGGCTATCAGGGGCTGCAGATGACCCAATTGGCGGATCAATTGACCACGGCGCCGGATATGGCGGAGGTCAAGGATCGCCTGGTCGAGCACTTTGTACAGAAAATAGGCTATTCGTGTACAATGCCCGGCCCACCGCGCTGA